Genomic window (Vigna unguiculata cultivar IT97K-499-35 chromosome 10, ASM411807v1, whole genome shotgun sequence):
ataaaaataggttTGAAAAAGtccatttaaaagaaataacgtttatttaaaaaaattaaaaaaagatgaaCTACCCAGACACaacaattttgatttaaaatttatttttagatgaaaaattgataaatGTGACGAATAGTGGTTCCTATGGGAAGaaaatattggaaaaaaattTCAGTGGTTGGTAGGAGATTATTTATCAAGATTTAAGCAATTTTTGACACATAATTTGAATGCATGTAATTGACTTGGAAAAGAATGCCCAAACCTCAAATGTTGGTGTTGCATCATGAATGCAAGATATAGTGTTATGGTTGAAGTTGGGCAAATCGCATAGTGTCAATGATGTCACATCGGGGAACGTAAGCTTGAGATTTGTTCCTTCTGGATGAGCTGGATTAGGCTCTGTAACAGTTTCATGAGTATCTTCATTCCAAACGGTTTCCAGATCCGGCAGCTTCCATAAAACTAATTTCTTGAGAGGAAAAGTGGATGTGCCTTGTGCACATTTGACATCAAATATGGTTTTGACAGAATCACAGTTTCTAACTTCCAATGTTTCCAATGTGGGTAATAAAGGGAGTAAAGTGAAAGGTAGCACTGCATCTGATGAAATGTTGCATTTATTCACAATCAAGGTTTCCAAGTTTCGGAAACAAAAGTCGGGTATCTGCAGTGCCAGACACCATATCTCTTGTAGGTCTGCCCTATCTCTGAACTCAAGTTCCCATTGCAATGATGCTCTCTTTGGAAATCAGCAGATGtaaatgaataaatgaaaatatgaaattcatCTTGTACAAGGATTACCAAGAATTCAGACTATACAGTTTTGCTACAAATAACCAACTTTACTTATAACTAATATCCAGGAAAGAAATTTAATAACTTAAttgaagaaatttttaaaagttattagaAGTGACATTTTTTATGTTGGTTTTTAACCTTTTATATTGATATCAATTTACCTcttataaaacatttattaatttttctttttacttttacataaggtatttattattaatttttacattagaaaaaaaaatgaccgtttttaatatacttttatattatttatattctttattttatcatttctaGATTCTACTTAAAATCCAATAATATTGATTATGCTAGATGtattttattgttatcatttcttttatttttactattttcattACAAACGGTTCATTTTATGCCTATTATAAAACATAGTAGAAGATTAATAAGAAATATTcattatgataaatatatagcaataaaaataaaataaatatatgaaaataatttattaataaaaaatataaaaattaaaaattaattaaaaattggaattaaaaatatattttataattaaataaattaaatttttggtaAAATGGCATATAAAAGTATTTGATTCTGttctatttgtttatatttataagttattttaattaataaaattacagtTTACAATTAGTTGGttaattgagttaaatttaatataatttgtctAGGTTATTGAGACAATGTTTCAAACCATcaatttattactttatattaaatacgatttttaaagaaaattattacgaaaattaattgaaaataattatgtttaaataatagtgactttacattttttaaaatataaattatttattttttctatatatatatatatatatatatatatatatatatatatatatatgtttgttacattttataaaacaattcaaGAAATTTGTAagatacaatatattttttttattttaaaattaaaggaaaaacaagtttatttaacaagatttgagaaaaataaatgtaactttccaataactaaattatttatttttttatattataaaactttaatttataatttttactagTCTAtcgttaaataaaaataaaggacaaATTACAGAAATATAAAGcatatcatttattaaaaacataatatacatatatatatatatatatatatatatatatattaaaaacattttattttctttgtacatatattaaaagcatattttattttatttttgtgttaataagtTTGACGAAGAGGCCATAAAGTGAAAGtcttaaaatatgaatattgagGTATCCTAATTAAAAAGTTGTTTGATAGCAAATACAATACACAATTTCTATCATATATTAAACCCTTACCTCTTTCAGAAATGTCTTCCGGATAGTAGAGTTGAGATCAATTTCCAATTGAATAGCCTCTGAGAAGTTATTCAGTTTAACTTGAGACAACTTGTCTGCTTTCACTGTACCTGGACATAAAGTTATCATCTCGGAACAAGATGATACTGTCAATTCCTCCAAGGATGGAAAACTTAAACTCCCTTTATAGAAGCTGTTGAGATTTTCTAAACATTCAAGCTTCAAACAATTCAGCTGCGGAAATATTATTTCATTCCCATCTGATTCCTCCTTAGACACTATCTCTTCAATTGATTCACAATCTTTTATCTCCATTCTTTTCAGTTGATCCAAACGCTTGGCTGTTGAGGATGTGAACAAATATGATAAGCTACAACAACCTTCTACTTTTAAACATATCAGATTGGAGAAAGACACTCCTTTTTTGCATGCTATCAAGCTTTTTAAACTCCCACATTTAATGACTTCAAAGCTTTCTAAGTTTCTGATAAAGGAATCACTCCAAGAGATGGAAACCAGCTCTTCAAGGGACTCCAACTGTAATACTTTCAGCTGCTGTAACACATTATTACCACTTTCACAACAGAACATCTTCTCGAATGAACCACCACACACAGCAAGTTTCTCTATGTTCGGAACCTCTTCTAGAATTTCATATCCAAATGCATCTGAACCAAAGCAGAGAGTAAGAGCTTTTAAACTGTCCAAGAGGTTTCTCTCCAATTCTCCTCGCAAAATCATCTTCATTCCATTTTCCCCTAATAACAAGCACTGTAACAGccaacaaaaacacaaacaaaagtTGGTTAGGACCGTTAAAGACACAAATCTTCTAATTTTTCATGCCAAAAGATACCCCTCATACTTGGTGACAAAAATTTATTCTGAGATTAAGATTTTGAGATGGAAATGCTATAAATTTAACAGTTAGTAAGTTGCAGTGCTTGCTATGtagaagaaaatgagttaacaaaaaatttaaatggaaAGGGACTGTTTATGTTGGATAGAGTACCATATAAgaaataactattaaaataaaaatagaaagtgaaaagaagaagaaaacgaataataaaaaataataaaattttgttaaagaaaaaaaattataatacctttctttttaactttaaagaaaaaaaagtggcattttttttttcagaatagaaaaattaattataaaagaaactttaaaaggaaaaactatttctcttcttaatatttttgataaatattgcTGAGATAATGTATAGTTCTTTAATTACCAAATTAGATTCCGCTAATACCAGACTTCTTGCCATAGTTTACAAAGATTGTGGCAGCATGAACAAATGATACATGATAAAGTAGAATGGGTGAGTGAGAATCTGTTgatataaaacatatacaacATATTTACTGATGCTTTGCATCAGTGGATTTTGACAGGATGCTCCTACTATTCTTACgaacaataagaaaaataaaataaaatatatatatatatatatatatatatatatatgagcagtcaaattaaattattactaacattacttactaaaattttaattactaaaagaattaatgtaatttaaatattaaatttgttggtaattaaaattttgatatttaatatttgaaatcaatttacaatttaattataatattttatttataatatacactattttagatattaataatttttattttaaaaattagtatctaaattaatcatttataatgactatttattttttatttctaaaattgattattagataaatatttgtctcgaAAAATAAGCAATATCTTTTCAGCCTTTATCATAACCACGAGTACTCAATGAGATATGagtctaaccacataagacactgacaccactctcaacccacaaccttaaggcaatgggtttataggtcttgatccttatatggtgctctactttctcatttttggtcaacgtgggacttagactcacacttgaattcctaacaaaTCGTAATCATTTGATTATTAGTTTTCAATCTTTCATTTTTAACCAAATCGTAATAGTTTTATCTTCTAAAAGTAAACTCTCCTGCCAAATCATATATAAATACTATGCAATGTTGAATTTGCAGACACTAATCCAATTATGATGcaagaaaggagaagaaagtGCTAAAACAATGATACCTTCTCACGAGGGAGTTGATCTTGGGTAGGAGATTCCAGATGCGTATTGAGTGAGCAGTAATAAAAGTAGTTGAACTTTTGCAAACCACGTAATTTCAATGATTTGACATAGGGACAGGGAAGCGTAAGCTCTAGACTTGAATCTGTATTATCCTCTGCAACAATTGCCACCAATCTCTCACACTCTTCAATTACTAGTTCTTCAAGTTCAAGATCTTTGGCTACAGATGCTGGAAACACGCTTGTAAGCCTTTTACATTTCGTAACATGTACTTTTTTTAGATGTTGCATGCATAAAATTCCATGAGGAGGATCTTCGTTCCAAACAGCTTCCAGCTCTGGCAGGTTCGATAAAACCAATTTCTTCATagaaaaagtaattaaagtGTCTTGTGTTGAACATTTGACATCATCAAATATGACTTTGACAGAATCACAGTTTCGAACTTTCAATGTTTGCAATTTGGATAATAGGGGAAATAAATGGAAGGGTACACTGCATCCGATAAAAACAGACAATCATTCACCTTCAATGTGACCAACTCTCTGAAACAGAAGTTGGGTATAGACAGTGAGCCACGCCATATCTCTCCTAGTTCTGGTTTACTTCTGTCGAGATCAAGCCATGATTCTCCTAGCGTCTGCaccatattaattatttattacaagaattaataaaaattgaaatttgtttaggTTAAATATGAAATATCCCCTAAAtcttttaagaattattttttattaaaacaactCAGTTGACTATATAATATCTAAAAGAATTTTTCTACGGAGTCTCACCTTTTCTAATTTACATTACTTGACTTCAAAACCTTGCAAACAAGTTAAGAATtgagatttataattttttttttaaaatttggttcaACCGATACCCTGTGTTTGAGACAGCAGttcaaatgtttaaaaaaagaaaacgttacttttataaattcaaaaatttataatttataattatttaaacagtTACTTTTCCTTTCAtctccaaaaataaatttttatacatatgtaaaatcaattttttgatTAAGTGTTCTTAACTAACATCATTaaaaggataataatattttgacaactcagatattaaaaaacaaaaaatcatttagaaaatatgatttcaaatttaaaaataagttttcaaaaaatcatttttcatcaCGTTTAATACCTTATCATTCCACCAACCCCTGTTATACATCCTCATTCATCACaaacactttattattttttattcttttattcaacattatttaagtataatacttttaagaaaccttcaaaattttcatcataattattaattaaaaataaatagtataattgtgaatttaaattataatatagagCGTAAactttaattagaaattatagagaaaattgttataattaaaaatattcatatattcttTTTTCTGTTACCTAGACTTGCAGTAGGGTACTCTTAGTAGTAAGAAAAGTACGAAGAGTAATACAATCATgactaatattattttgaagaaTCGTATAACAAGTCGTAGACTTGCAGTAGGGATTTGTTAATAGTTCAAGTATGATTCATTTAtgactattatttaaaaaaaaaattgatgaattattataattttccagCATGTTTAAACAAATGCCATAGATGtctatacataaaaaaatagctTGTAAAATTTTCCCAAAGTAAATAAAGTGTGTACTTTTAAcagtgtattaaaaaaataattattgtggTTATAACATTTCATAGTTATTAAACATTatgtattaatataattttaataatgaatttaaattaaagattattattttacatttcataatatgattcaatatgataatattttaatatgttttaacgaaagcatattttattaaagataataaattattagaatagtatttttgaataaaaatatatagccTCTTTTCCACCACATatagtttagttttaaaaaactttCAACATATGTACTAAATTATATACAACCAACTATTCTTTCATAACTTCTTTtaccaaaaaataaacaaacgaataaatataaaaaaaattctttcatagaataaaatttattactgaaaaagtataataattttttatttttctactagtatTAAATATGATtcttaagataattattttataaaaatattaattataaaaatattaattttacagaATCATAAgataatgttaaattaaaaccAAACACATACCTTTCTCAGATATTTCTCCCACATAATTGAGTTGAGATCGGTTTCCAATGGAATAACCTCTTCGGATCCAAATTTTACTTGACACAACTTGCCTGCGTCTACACTTCCTACACAAAATGTTATCATCTTTTTACAATATGTTACTGACAGTTCCTCCAAGGATGGGAAACTTAAACTCCCTCTGTAGAACCTTCCCAGCTCCCCTAACCATTCAAGATTTAAACAACTGAGCTTCGGAAATATTATCTCATCCTCATCTGATTCCTCCTTACACACTATCTCTTCAATTGATCTACACCTTTTTATCTCCATTCTTTTCAGTTGACCCAAACTCTTGGCTGTTGAGGATGTCAACAAATATGATAAGCTATCGCAATCTTCTACTTTCAAACATGTCAGATTGGAGAAAGACACTCCTTTTTTGCATGCTACCAAGCTTTTTTGCATGCTATCAGATGTAGAGTTCAGATCGATTTCCAATTGAATAGCTTCTGAGAACTTATCAAGTTGAACTTGAGACAACTTGTCTGCTTTCACTGTACCCACACAAAAAGTTATCATCTTTTCACAATATGTTACTGACAGTTCCTCCAAGGATGGGAAACTTAAACTCCCTCTGTAGAACCTTCCCAGCTCCCCTATCCATTCAAGATTTAAACAACTGAGCTTCGGAAATATTATCTCATCCTCATCTGATTCCTCCTTACACACTATCTCTTCAATTGATCTACACCATTTTATCTCCATTCTTTTCAGTTGACCCAAACTCTTGGCTGTTGAGGATGTCAACAAATATGATAAGCTATGACAACCTTCTACTTTCAAACATATCAGATTGGAGAAACACACTGTGCATGCTACCAAGTTTTCTAAACTCTCACAACTAATGACTTCAAAGGTTTCTAAGTTTCTGACAAAGGAATCAGTCCAAAAGTTGTCTAGCCCAATGGAAACCAGCTCTCCAAGGGACTCCAACTGTAATACTTTGAGCTGATGTAAGACATTATTAGGACTTTCAGAACAGAAGATCTCCTTGAAGGAACCATCACGCACCACAAGTTTCTCTATATTTGGAAACCGTTCTAGTATTCCATATCCAAATAAATCTGAACCCAAGCACAGAGTAAGTGCTTTTATGTTGTCTAGGAGGTTTGGCTGAAATTCTCCTTGCAAAATCATATTTACTCCATTTTTCCCCAATGACAAGCACTTTAATAACTGagaaaaaaacacaagaaaaaggAGATTATTTTATGATAACCAGAGATTCATCTCTTTTGTTTACAATCACATAAACAACCTTTCATGCCGAAAGATTcctaataaaagttatagttGGTGACAAATTAACCACGCCATGGCATTGTACGTGaaagtttcatattttaattttcacagtATTTCGTATTACTTATATGGAACAATGACAAACAATTAAAGCTACAGAtgattcaatatttaatttacagTCGAAGAGGAAGTCATAAAACAGTAGTACATACCTTTTCACTACCGACTTTATTCTCGGTATGTGATTCTAGATCTGTAAAAATGTCAGTATACAGAGAGTTGTAGTAAAAATACTTGAAGTCGGGCAAACCCTCAAGCTCCAATGATCTCACAAAGGGACATGTAAGCTCTAGCTTTGTTCTTGGATCTATATTATCCTCTCCAAAAATAGTCATCAATCCTCCGCAGTATCTCACTACTAGATTTTCAAGTTTCAgaagatatttttcttttgatgctGGAAACACACTTGTAAGGCCTTCGCATTCTTTAACACAAACTTCTTGTAAATGGTGCATACTAAGAATTACTAGAGGATCTCCATTCCAAACATTCTTCAGATTTGGCAAGTTGGATAAAGTCAATTTCTTCAGGGAAAAAGGAAGGGTTGGTCTCATAGATGCCACCTCTCTGTCTTGTGTTGTACATTTGACATCAAAGATGATTTCGACAGAATCACAGTATCGAACTTCCAACGTTTCCAAATTAGTTAAGAAAGGAAGCAAATTGAATGGTAGCAGTACATCGGTTAAAAACTCGCAACCATCAAGAGTTAGAGATTCTAAGAGACAGAAGTAGGAGTTTGGAATGGACCGTGAGCCAAGACATATCTCTTGTATATCTCCCTCACTCAAATTTGATGTACTCTCCTGCAAAAGAAATTAGATTTAGATATTCATTTTCATGACATCCAAATTATTTGAACTTTTAACTTTTGGGAATACATCTTTcatgaatataaaaatgattaaaaaaacataaaaataggaaaaaaacaAGCAAAtcataataatgttaaaataacaATGAGGAGTTACCAACTTAATATTATAGAAAGTAACATACTGTATAGAACAAAGggtatgtttttttattgatcaTCTGGTAACCTTGTTATGAAAAATTTTGAATGGATAATTTCATTTCTAGGTCTGATGATAAGATTTGCAATAAAACTAAAGATGTTTAAAATGGATGATGCAGGAGAATACTAACAcgtaatttaattatatgacTTGTGAGAAGTGTCtagaatatgtaaaattttcatataaatttgaCAACTATCATGTCTTAATTGATAATTAACTTAATTCACTTGTCAATATGTCATACCGTTGGATAACtctttcaaaagttttaaaacccttttaaaatatttgtgtagatatattatctaataatgaatatttacatattatatgataccttaaaattaagttatataataaactcttcaataatattaaaattttatttaattgatataattagtaaaaatataattcgGATCAATTAACTCTACATTTTAtgaaacattataaaatatataatttgccTGAGTTTATATAAGAATAAACGGATTCTGTCcatatatattaatcatatatttaatttttcgttTATTGAAATAAGGATTTATttaaccaaaagtgaataaatCACATTAGGTTTGAAGTTCTTAGATTCTAGGTTCTAGGCTACAAACATGAGTCTAGACCTACATAAGGATTTATttaaccaaaagtgaataaatCACATTAGGTTTGAAGTCCTTAGGTTCTAGATTCTAGGCTACAAACATGAGTCTAGACCTACATAGAAAGAgtatttttaaacattaaattatttatattttaagtaaacAAAATAGTAGTGACATAAtagaagaaaatgagataaaatCTAATCATAGTTTATGTATTCTCATTCTTTGTTAATGAGATGAAAGCATAAAATTGGATAATGACCAGAGCATATATCTTTGTTTATGTATTCTCATTCTTATATACTATTTACCGAGTGTGTTCACTTTTACcttatgattattaaaataaaatgttattaaatttaaaaaagataaatataaaatttaaaggttaAAATTGGTAACAAGATGTAGATACgaaaaataatatcttttatatattgttatatatgttTATCATATTGACACTGTTATttagataacttttttttttgtgtctaAATAGTATATTGGTTTTTCTCAGTTAATGAAGGtattaatataaagaaatatagattttataaaagaaatgaataagAGTAAGAATAGAGAGTGTgcatatataaagtaattttgaGTGGTGTGGGAATGAATGACCTGTTGTTTGGAGCAGTGGATAGAGTATTCGAGGGATGGCAATTGGTACAGCTTCAATGTGGTGAGAGGAGGAAACGCAGAGTGTTGTGTTGTTCCTTCTCCAACTTTTTCATCCTTCCCAAATATCTCTCTCAATTCCTTACAATTTATTACCTCAAGTGTGGTGAGATCTCTGGTGGCCAAGGATGCTGGAAACAAACTTTTAAGACGCTCACAATATATAACAGACATTTCCTCTAGCGCTTGAAGGCCCATAATTCTCTCCGGATCCTTCTCCCATACATGCTCCAGATTTGGTAGATCATATAGATACAACCTTTTCAGACGGAATATTGGAGAAGCTTTTGTTATCATCACCCTGTTCTCATCATTCATATTAAATATCACCTCTGCTGCTTCGCAATCCCTTACGTCTAACTCTTCCAAATTATGAAAGCAAGAAAGCAAATGAGATGGAATTACATGCACTACACTATCACATCCCTCTACAGTCAACCTTTTCAAATACCCAAAGCTGTTTTGGTGCACCCAACCACTGGCTTGCCATAGTTGCTCCATAATAAATTCATCAAGCTCTAGATCCTCAGTATATGCGAAACTTACCTGTAAATCacacaaattattaaattacttcTCTAcctttcaaatataatatactttttttatccccacaaacttaaacaaaaaacaaaattacatttttcaatttaaaacttttatactatAGCCGCCGTacctttaataatttatttttaaattatcactttaaaataactaaaaatatatgttttcattcataatatattttttagtactaataaCAGTACAAAtggtatataaattaaaattatcaaattactatgtaaatattttgttgattttaattaaatttaatatactcATTActctaaaataactattaatatgaaataaaataaatagtaatactatttttcttttatatttttagacaaGTATAATGTAATACTACaaatttactaaaatagttatatatccaaaaataagtttatttatttaaaagtactCATAGCGAtaacaatgaaaatatatataagtaaagttattaaaagtgttatattacaattatttttagaattttttaattgttttaaatttaaatttaaaaatacttactAATTAATTAGCGTGCCAAATTgtgttacttttatttaaaaaacacaaattttaatgtataaaatctattaatttatactcataaaaaagatttttttgtgtcatttttttacttttatctttaaaattattgttttatttaaatttaactaatttttttttatttttaaacattttttatttaattaattttttaaattaaataaataaaaatcatctattaaataaataaaaaatatttataactaaattataaaaaaaaattatttatttttatgattataactttatttattttttattacaagaaGGGAACACACATTATCGTAATGTGTATTTTCACTAGTTAATTATAATGGACATTTTGTAACCGTGTTGTGtgaaaatcttaaaacaa
Coding sequences:
- the LOC114166403 gene encoding uncharacterized protein LOC114166403, with the protein product MEQLWQASGWVHQNSFGYLKRLTVEGCDSVVHVIPSHLLSCFHNLEELDVRDCEAAEVIFNMNDENRVMITKASPIFRLKRLYLYDLPNLEHVWEKDPERIMGLQALEEMSVIYCERLKSLFPASLATRDLTTLEVINCKELREIFGKDEKVGEGTTQHSAFPPLTTLKLYQLPSLEYSIHCSKQQESTSNLSEGDIQEICLGSRSIPNSYFCLLESLTLDGCEFLTDVLLPFNLLPFLTNLETLEVRYCDSVEIIFDVKCTTQDREVASMRPTLPFSLKKLTLSNLPNLKNVWNGDPLVILSMHHLQEVCVKECEGLTSVFPASKEKYLLKLENLVVRYCGGLMTIFGEDNIDPRTKLELTCPFVRSLELEGLPDFKYFYYNSLYTDIFTDLESHTENKVGSEKLLKCLSLGKNGVNMILQGEFQPNLLDNIKALTLCLGSDLFGYGILERFPNIEKLVVRDGSFKEIFCSESPNNVLHQLKVLQLESLGELVSIGLDNFWTDSFVRNLETFEVISCESLENLVACTVCFSNLICLKVEGCHSLSYLLTSSTAKSLGQLKRMEIKWCRSIEEIVCKEESDEDEIIFPKLSCLNLEWIGELGRFYRGSLSFPSLEELSVTYCEKMITFCVGTVKADKLSQVQLDKFSEAIQLEIDLNSTSDSMQKSLVACKKGVSFSNLTCLKVEDCDSLSYLLTSSTAKSLGQLKRMEIKRCRSIEEIVCKEESDEDEIIFPKLSCLNLEWLGELGRFYRGSLSFPSLEELSVTYCKKMITFCVGSVDAGKLCQVKFGSEEVIPLETDLNSIMWEKYLRKTLGESWLDLDRSKPELGEIWRGSLSIPNFCFRELVTLKVNDCLFLSDAVYPSIYFPYYPNCKH